The following are encoded in a window of Mustelus asterias unplaced genomic scaffold, sMusAst1.hap1.1 HAP1_SCAFFOLD_35, whole genome shotgun sequence genomic DNA:
- the LOC144482231 gene encoding histone H4-like: protein MSGRGKGGKGLGKGGVKRHRKVLRDNIQGITKPAIRRLARRGGVKRISGLIYEETRGVLKVFLENVIRDAVTYTEHAKRKTVTAMDVVYALKRQGRTLCGFGG from the coding sequence aTGTCTGGCAGAGGGAAAGGAGGCAAAGGACTGGGTAAAGGCGGCGTAAAGCGGCACCGCAAAGTGCTCCGTGATAATATCCAGGGCATCACCAAGCCAGCAATCCGCCGCCTCGCTCGCCGTGGCGGTGTCAAGCGGATCTCGGGTTTGATCTATGAGGAGACTCGCGGGGTGCTGAAGGTTTTCCTGGAGAATGTGATCAGGGATGCGGTCACCTACACTGAACACGCCAAGCGCAAGACGGTCACTgccatggatgtggtgtacgCTCTGAAACGCCAGGGCCGCACTCTCTGTGGATTCGGCGGCTGA
- the LOC144482230 gene encoding histone H3-like: protein MARTKQTARKSTGGKAPRKQLATKAARKSAPATGGVKKPHRDRPGTVALREIRRYQKSTELLIRKLPFQRLVREIAQDFKTDLRFQSSAVMALQEASEAYLVGLFEDTNLCAIHAKRVTIMPKDIQLARRIRGERFSTKYNNGSFKSHQLDK, encoded by the coding sequence ATGGCCAGGACCAAGCAGACAGCGCGCAAATCGACCGGAGGGAAAGCTCCTCGCAAACAGCTGGCTACCAAAGCTGCCCGGAAGAGCGCTCCAGCCACGGGCGGAGTGAAGAAGCCTCATCGCGACAGACCCGGCACTGTGGCTCTGAGGGAGATCCGCCGCTACCAGAAATCCACCGAGCTGCTGATCCGCAAACTGCCCTTCCAGCGCCTGGTGCGAGAGATCGCTCAGGACTTCAAGACAGATCTGCGGTTCCAGAGCTCGGCCGTCATGGCCCTGCAGGAGGCCAGCGAGGCTTACCTGGTGGGGCTCTTTGAGGACACCAACCTGTGCGCCATCCACGCCAAGCGAGTCACCATCATGCCCAAAGACATCCAGCTAGCCCGCCGCATCCGCGGGGAACGCTTCAGCACCAAGTAcaacaacggctcttttaagagccaccaaCTCGACAAATGA
- the LOC144482225 gene encoding histone H1-like encodes MTETAAAETAPPAAPAQVKSPRKKKAAPRPAAAGPKLGEQILNVVAGCRDRKGMSLAAIKKALAGSGVDVGKRVSQIRLTIKRKVETGSLVQTKGQGASGSFKLAKKESPGKMGKKVKTPTAKKSLVKKTAAKKATTKKAAAKKPAAKKPAAKKTPVKKSTVKKTSSKKAATPKKVVKKAALKKKSPVKKVTGGKSVKKVTKSKAKPKVKAAKAKKASGKK; translated from the coding sequence atgactgaaactgcagccgccgaaacggctcctccagccgctcccgctcaagtGAAGTCTCCCAGGAAGAAGAAGGCGGCTCCCCGACCTGCGGCAGCCGGTCCCAAGTTGGGCGAGCAGATCCTCAATGTTGTGGCGGGATGCCGCGATCGCAAGGGGATGTCCCTGGCCGCGataaagaaagctttggctggcagcggagtggatgtggggaagcgcgTCTCCCAGATCAGGTTAACGATCAAGAGGAAGGTGGAGACAGGGTCTCTGGTGCAGACAAAGGGACAGGGCGCCTCCGGCTCCTTCAAACTCGCTAAGAAGGAAAGCCcggggaaaatgggaaagaaggtgaagacaccaacagccaagaaatctttagtaaagaaaacagcggccaagaaggcgacaacaaagaaagcagcagccaagaaacccgcagccaagaaacccgcagcaaagaaaactccagtgaagaaatcaacagtgaagaaaacaagcagcaaaaaggcggcaactccaaaaaaggtggtgaagaaagcagccctgaagaaaaagtctcctgtgaagaaggtgacgggcggaaagtctgtcaaaaaagtgactaaatcgaaagccaaacccaaagtgaaagcagcaaaagcgaagaaagcgtcaggaaagaagtga